The Rosa chinensis cultivar Old Blush chromosome 7, RchiOBHm-V2, whole genome shotgun sequence DNA segment CCTTTACCCTCATGGCTTGACATTCAAGATCTCAGCAACGACGAGCTTGCAATGTTGGTGAGGCAACAAAGCGTCTATGCTCAAGCACAGCAGCCTCAATACTCTCGAGTGGTGCTGCCGGATGGCCGCACCATATATCTCTTATGACTGGATGCGGGGCCTAACCGTTCATTATGGGAAGACCCCAAATCAGCAGGTGCCATGGAGTATGATCAAGTTCAAGATGCAGAAGGGGCTTCCGTGGTACCTGAGAGATTTCCCCTTCAAAAGGCAATGCCGGCGCCAAAGTGTATGCAGGACAGAAGTGCTGCTATGGCAGAAGAAATGGAAGAAGTCAACCTGAGTGATGATCCCACTGTTCAGAAAAATATTTCCATCTCCACCTATTTGTCACCTGAAGAAAGAGGCTGCCTCATCTCTCTATTAAAAGAATATAAAGATGTTTTTGCCTGGAGCTATAAGGAGATGCCGGGATTAGACCCGAATCTGGTGTGTCACACTCTGAATGTACAGTTAGGAGCGAAACCAGTGGTGTAGCCAAGAAGAAATTACCATCCCAATGATGAGCAGCAAATCAAGCAAGAGGTTGAAAAACTCTTAGCCTCTGGTTTCATCAGGCCAATCAAGCACCCTACTTGGCTGGCAAATATTGTTCctgtaaagaaaaggaatggTCAGATACGAGTTTGTGTTGATTTTAGGGATTTGAATAAAGCATGTCCTAAAGAtgaattcctattgccaaacaTGGATGTCCTCATAGATTCAACCTCAGGCCATGGGATGCTATCATTCATGGATGGTTTCAGTGGCTATAACCAAATTAAAATGGCCACCAGAGATGCTGAAAAGACGGCTTTTCGCACACCATATGGAAATTTTTACTATACAGTCATGCCATTTGGCTTAAAGAACGCTGGCGCTACCTATCAAAGGGCAATGACGGCGGCGTTCCATGACATGATGGGAAAAGAAGTGGAGGATTATGTCGACGATCTGGTGGTGAAATCCAAGACTAGAAGCGAGCATTAGGGTACCTTGAGGAAAGTACTACAAAGATGCAGAGAATATAAGCTGAAGATGAATCCAAAAAAATGCGGATTTGGGGTGTCTTCAGCGAAGTTTCTTGGTTTTGTGGTGCATAGTAGAGGCATTGATGTTGATCCCAGCAAGATCCGGGCCATTGCATCTCTTCCACCACCCTCAAGTCAGAAAGAATTGAAGTGTTTCTTGGGAAGATTGTCTTACATAAGACGCTTCATACCTGGTTTAGCTGCTGTTATCCAAGCATTCAGACCTCTGTTGAAAAAAGGGAACAAATTTACGTGGAACGCTGAATGCGAGGAGGCTTATTTGAAGGTTCAGCAGCTCATCACCAAGCTCCCAACCATGAAAGCACCAACTCCAGGCGTCCCCTTAAAAGTGTATTTGGCCTCCACCAATGCAGCAGTGGGAGCATTATTAACACAAGATGGTGAAGCTAGAGAAGAATTTCCTATTTACAATGTGAGCAAGCTTTTGAGAAGAGCTGAATCACCCTACCCTAAGGCAGAAAGGCTTTGTTTAGCACTTGTCTATGCAGCACAAAGGTTACGCCACTATTTTTTGGCTCACAAGCTTCAACTTATGGTGAAGACTGATTTGGTCAGATATTTGCTGACGAAACCAGTGCTGTCAGGGCGGTTGGCAAGATGGCTGCTCCAGTTGTCTGAGTTCGACATTGTATGTACGACACCAAGGGCTATTAAGGGGCAAGCCGTGATCGACATGATCACTCTCttcccagaagaagaaggatttgATGTTTCTCATGACATACTCGGAGAGTTACCTGGAATGACAGCAGTGGTTGAAGGAGAGGAGCCTTGGACCCTTCACTTCTATGGGTCAGCCACGGCTAATGGAGGAGGAGCTGGAGTTGTACTCGTTGACCCTAAGGGGCATGCCAAACCCCTTTCGTTCAAACTAAACTTCTCATGCACCAATAATGTGGCAGAGTATGAAGCTTTTATTGCTGGGCTCGCAACTGCACATGAATTGAGAGTCAAGAAAATCAAAGTGACCGGGGATTCAAACCTAGTCATTAGCCAATTAAAGGGAGATTTTGCAGTGAAAGAAGCAACCTTGGCACCCTATAGGACTTTGGCAAAAAAGTTGATCAAGAAGTTTGAGCAAATAACTCTTAAGCACATTCCCGGCAACACTAACAGATATGCAGACGCTTTAGCTACCCTTGGTTCCAAGCTTTCATTCACAAGGGAGCAACCCAACATCACTGTAATCCAAAACAACAAGCCATGTGTAAAAGCTATGATTTTCTCAAGCCCATCAAGTGAGAAAGATTGGACAAAGAAGACAGACTCAGAACACTGGGAGACTATAGTTTGATATTTGGAGAGTTGTACAAGTGTCTTCCAGGAGGAGTATTAGCCCGCTGTGTAGATGAAAAAGAAGCTCAGAGGAGATTGCAAGAAGTACATGAGGCCACTTGTGGGGTTGAGCAGGTGGTCAGCTTATACCGGAGGTTGCAACATAGAGCTTATTACTGGCCAGACATGAAGAAACAAGCAGCGGAGATGCAACTCTCATGTTCTAAGTGCTCCTTGACTTTGTCAGAGCAGGAAGGATTTACAGCAGCAATTACTGAAGATTGGAGGTCACCATACTTGAAATACCTCATAAGTAAAACATTGTCGGAAGATCGTAAGCATGCATACAAGGTCAAGAAGACGATGAAAAGGTATTTTGTGGATGGGAGCACGTTGTATAGAAAGGGATTCAATGGTGA contains these protein-coding regions:
- the LOC112177497 gene encoding uncharacterized protein LOC112177497: MNPKKCGFGVSSAKFLGFVVHSRGIDVDPSKIRAIASLPPPSSQKELKCFLGRLSYIRRFIPGLAAVIQAFRPLLKKGNKFTWNAECEEAYLKVQQLITKLPTMKAPTPGVPLKVYLASTNAAVGALLTQDGEAREEFPIYNVSKLLRRAESPYPKAERLCLALVYAAQRLRHYFLAHKLQLMVKTDLVRYLLTKPVLSGRLARWLLQLSEFDIVCTTPRAIKGQAVIDMITLFPEEEGFDVSHDILGELPGMTAVVEGEEPWTLHFYGSATANGGGAGVVLVDPKGHAKPLSFKLNFSCTNNVAEYEAFIAGLATAHELRVKKIKVTGDSNLVISQLKGDFAVKEATLAPYRTLAKKLIKKFEQITLKHIPGNTNRYADALATLGSKLSFTREQPNITVIQNNKPCVKAMIFSSPSRGVLARCVDEKEAQRRLQEVHEATCGVEQVVSLYRRLQHRAYYWPDMKKQAAEMQLSCSKCSLTLSEQEGFTAAITEDWRSPYLKYLISKTLSEDRKHAYKVKKTMKRYFVDGSTLYRKGFNGDPLRCLGTTEC